In Triticum urartu cultivar G1812 chromosome 6, Tu2.1, whole genome shotgun sequence, the following proteins share a genomic window:
- the LOC125516660 gene encoding tyrosine N-monooxygenase-like: protein MLACCCFVSQLLIVITLIHLAMTKSKVHSGTCSSAMVPLPLPPGPWSWPLVGSLPEMVLNKPAFRWIHRVMKDMGTDIACFRLGGVHVVPITCPKIAREVLKKQDKNFLSRPLTFASDAISCGYKDAVLTPFGDQWMKMRKVLTSEIICPSRHKWLHDKRADEADNLTRYIYNLTAVGSSSTLGLANVNVRHVTRHYCGNVIRRLVFGQRYFGEPQPDGGPGPMEVEHMDASFTLLGLLFSFCVSDYLPCLLGLDLDGHEKIIKEANTKVDRLHNMVIEERWRQWNSNERQDGVQDFLDVLIMLADGDDGKPLLNIDEVKAQCKDIILAAIDNPSNAVEWALAEMVNNPKLVAKAVEEMDQVVGRERLVQESDIVQLNYLKACIREAFRLHPVAPFNVPHVAIADTIVAGYRVPKGSHIILSRLALGQNPTVWDEPLHFKPERHMVDNINVVLTESELRFISFSTGRRGCITASLGTTMSVMLFGRLLHGFTWTKPSGVSAINLRESKHDLFIEEPLVLHAEPRLAAHLYPLMHR, encoded by the exons ATGTTGGCTTGCTGCTGCTTTGTGTCCCAGCTGCTCATCGTAATAACGCTCATACACCTTGCCATGACCAAGAGCAAGGTCCACAGTGGCACATGCTCATCGGCGATGGTCCCGCTTCCACTTCCGCCGGGACCATGGTCGTGGCCACTGGTGGGTAGCCTGCCCGAGATGGTGCTCAATAAGCCAGCGTTCCGTTGGATCCATCGCGTGATGAAGGATATGGGCACCGACATCGCTTGCTTCCGCCTTGGCGGCGTCCACGTCGTCCCGATCACATGTCCCAAGATCGCAAGGGAGGTGCTCAAGAAGCAGGACAAGAACTTCTTGTCCCGCCCACTCACCTTCGCCTCCGACGCCATCAGCTGCGGGTACAAGGACGCCGTGCTCACGCCGTTCGGCGACCAGTGGATGAAGATGCGCAAGGTGCTCACCTCTGAGATCATCTGCCCCTCCCGCCACAAGTGGCTCCATGACAAGCGCGCCGACGAAGCTGACAACTTGACGCGTTACATATACAACCTCACCGCCGTGGGGTCATCTTCAACGTTGGGACTAGCCAACGTCAATGTCAGGCATGTCACACGGCATTACTGCGGCAACGTCATCCGCCGGCTTGTCTTCGGCCAACGGTACTTCGGGGAGCCTCAGCCGGACGGCGGGCCGGGGCCGATGGAGGTGGAGCACATGGATGCTTCCTTCACCCTCCTAGGGCTCCTCTTCTCGTTCTGCGTCAGCGACTACCTCCCGTGTCTACTTGGCCTAGACCTCGACGGCCACGAGAAAATTATTAAGGAGGCCAACACAAAAGTGGATAGACTGCACAACATGGTCATTGAAGAGCGTTGGAGGCAATGGAACAGCAACGAGAGGCAGGACGGGGTCCAGGACTTCCTTGACGTTCTCATCATGCTCGCCGATGGTGacg ACGGCAAGCCATTGCTCAACATCGATGAGGTCAAAGCACAATGCAAG GACATAATATTAGCGGCCATAGATAACCCGTCAAATGCAGTGGAGTGGGCGCTGGCAGAGATGGTGAACAACCCAAAATTGGTGGCCAAAGCGGTGGAGGAGATGGACCAGGTGGTCGGTCGCGAGCGACTGGTGCAAGAGTCGGACATCGTGCAACTCAACTATCTCAAGGCGTGCATACGTGAGGCATTTCGCCTCCACCCAGTCGCTCCCTTCAACGTGCCGCATGTGGCAATTGCCGACACCATTGTTGCGGGCTACCGCGTTCCCAAGGGTAGCCACATCATCCTCAGCCGGCTGGCCCTGGGCCAGAACCCCACCGTCTGGGATGAACCACTCCACTTCAAGCCAGAGCGCCATATGGTAGACAACATCAATGTGGTGCTTACCGAGAGCGAATTGCGGTTCATCTCCTTTAGCACCGGACGGCGGGGATGCATCACGGCATCACTAGGAACAACCATGAGTGTCATGCTCTTCGGCAGGCTCCTGCATGGCTTCACCTGGACCAAACCGTCTGGGGTGTCGGCCATCAATCTCCGCGAGTCCAAGCATGACCTCTTCATAGAGGAACCGCTAGTGCTACATGCTGAGCCACGTCTTGCAGCGCACCTCTACCCTCTCATGCACCGTTGA
- the LOC125516283 gene encoding probable adenylate kinase 5, chloroplastic, producing MAASSPAATATTTPPIAGTAIHRGPGAARLLSGSLSRRSPPASTAQAVSSSAAPKPRGLLLPCRAAEGAAPARAEAPLKVMISGAPASGKGTQCRMIVEKYGLVHISTGDLLRAEVSSGTDIGKKAKEYMDSGMLVPDQVVTDMVVSRLSQPDVRERGWLLDGYPRSYAQAQSLESMKIRPDIFILLEVPDDNLIDRCVGRRLDPVTGKIYHVKNFPPENEEISARLTTRSDDTFEKVKSRLETYKQNSEAVIPTYSDLLNQIDGNRPVEVIFHEIESMLQKICTNASEKKLAKTNGKPPDTTASKKEWRGIPTRLNNIPHSREIRKYFYDDVIQATKRAIEDKKTRLQIDINIPELNPEMDVYRIGTLMELVRDLSLTFADDGKRVKVCVQGSMGQGAFAGIPLQLAGTRKILEFMDWGDYGAMGAFINIGAVGASEVDKEDDMFVLIAPQNAVGNCIIDDMRAMTDAAGDRPVILVNPRLKDMPASSGVMQTMGRDVRLQYAASFETCYSFRLLFYAGTFYPIMGALRMAYPNKYEIFRRVDEPNGEKYDLLAEFTGNPTADDITNAFVGPKKKKENAPSGFWGFLSGIL from the exons ATGGCGGCATCCTCCCCGGCGGCCACCGCCACGACGACCCCTCCTATCGCCGGGACGGCGATCCACCGCGGCCCCggcgccgcccgcctcctctcgGGGTCGCTCTCCCGCCGCTCTCCCCCGGCATCCACCGCCCAGGCTgtctcctcctccgccgcccccaAGCCCAGG GGCTTGCTCCTGCCATGCCGGGCAGCGGAgggggcggcgccggcgcgggCGGAGGCGCCGCTGAAGGTGATGATCTCCGGGGCGCCCGCGTCGGGCAAGGGGACGCAGTGCCGCATGATTGTCGAGAAG TATGGTTTGGTTCATATATCAACTGGGGATCTTCTACGGGCTGAAGTGTCTTCTGGCACAGATATAGGCAAGAAAGCAAAAGAATATATGGACAGTGGCATGCTTGTCCCGGATCAAGTCGTGACAGAT ATGGTTGTATCACGACTATCACAGCCTGACGTGCGAGAAAGAGGGTGGCTTCTTGATGGGTACCCAAGGAGTTATGCTCAAGCACAAAGTCTTGAAAGTATGAAAATAAGACCAGATATATTCATTTTACTGGAA GTTCCTGATGACAATCTAATCGATAGATGTGTTGGAAGAAGACTGGATCCTGTGACGGGCAAAATTTACCATGTAAAGAACTTCCCCCCAGAGAATGAGGAGATATCTGCCAGGCTTACTACACGCTCTGATGATACATTTGAAAAG GTTAAATCACGCCTTGAGACTTACAAACAAAATTCTGAAGCTGTTATTCCGACATACTCAGATTTGCTTAACCAG ATTGATGGAAATCGCCCAGTGGAAGTCATTTTTCATGAAATAGAGTCCATGTTACAGAAGATATGTACGAATGCTTCAGAAAAAAAGTTGGCCAAGACAAACG GAAAACCACCAGACACAACAGCTTCGAAAAAG GAGTGGCGTGGAATTCCAACGAGATTAAATAACATTCCACACTCCAGAGAGATCAGGAAATACTTTTACGATGATGTGATACAAGCTACAAAGCGTGCTATTGAAGATAAAAAGACTCGGTTGCAG ATAGATATCAATATTCCGGAGCTTAACCCTGAAATG GATGTTTATCGTATAGGAACCCTCATGGAGCTTGTAAGAGATTTATCTCTTACCTTTGCTGATGACGGAAAGCGTGTCAAG GTCTGTGTTCAAGGCTCCATGGGGCAAGGCGCATTTGCTGGTATTCCACTTCAGCTTGCTGGAACCAGAAAAATATTGGAATTCATGGACTGGGGTGACTATGGGGCGATGGGTGCCTTCATCAATATTGGAGCAGTAG GTGCTAGTGAGGTTGATAAGGAAGATGACATGTTTGTTCTCATTGCTCCCCAGAATGCTGTTGGAAACTGCATAATTGAT GATATGAGAGCTATGACTGATGCTGCTGGTGACAGACCTGTGATTCTTGTAAATCCTCGCCTGAAG GATATGCCTGCATCAAGTGGCGTAATGCAA ACAATGGGAAGAGATGTGAGGCTTCAGTATGCTGCATCATTTGAGACTTGTTATTCTTTCCGGCTTCTCTTCTATGCTGGTACATTTTATCCTATCATGGGCGCTTTAAG GATGGCTTATCCAAATAAATACGAGATTTTTCGAAGGGTTGATGAACCTAATGGAGAAAAATATGATTTGCTAGCTGAATTCACCGGGAATCCAACGGCTGATGACATCACCAATGCCTTTGTAGGACCAAAAAA gaaaaaggaaaatgcGCCCTCTGGATTCTG GGGCTTCTTGAGCGGTATATTGTAA